In Sphingobacterium thalpophilum, a genomic segment contains:
- a CDS encoding glycosyl hydrolase: MMNNNVVFYLVLVAMLVNYSLSAQTNGPIDRMATSETVALYKYLKSVQSQGKVLLGQQDALCYGRHWKGEPDRSDIKEVTGSHPVLLGLDFQPLTHEDKAYRESETKRLVNVVKDMYRRGGIITFSWHMSNPVNGGSYEWKNNPQLAVSEILPGGRSNAAYQSYLRRIGAFLAQCKGSKGEAIPIIFRPFHEFDGDWFWWGKGHATPAEFIHLWRYTVSYLRQDLGIHQLLFAFSPDCKFRDRTEYLAQFPGDDYVDILGMDNYWDFRPDGANDPAAAAFKMGIVSAIAQEKSKIAALTETGLERITDPNWFTQILQPILAKWPLAYCMLWRNADDISTHYYVPTKDHPAAADFKKFCQSADIILLNNNKLIYNAAAK; encoded by the coding sequence ATGATGAACAATAACGTTGTTTTCTACTTGGTCTTGGTAGCAATGCTCGTGAACTATAGTCTTTCGGCGCAGACCAATGGCCCTATTGACCGTATGGCCACTAGCGAAACTGTCGCATTGTACAAATACTTAAAATCAGTCCAATCGCAAGGAAAGGTCCTTCTAGGCCAGCAGGATGCGCTTTGCTATGGACGGCATTGGAAGGGAGAGCCAGACCGTAGTGATATAAAAGAAGTGACAGGAAGTCACCCCGTATTGCTGGGCCTCGATTTTCAGCCGCTGACTCATGAGGACAAGGCCTATCGGGAAAGTGAAACCAAAAGACTGGTCAATGTGGTCAAGGACATGTATCGTAGGGGGGGGATTATTACGTTCTCCTGGCACATGTCAAATCCTGTAAACGGTGGCTCCTATGAATGGAAAAATAACCCACAGCTCGCGGTGAGCGAAATTTTACCCGGAGGCAGGTCTAATGCTGCCTATCAGTCTTACCTACGTCGAATAGGTGCTTTCTTAGCGCAATGTAAAGGATCGAAGGGCGAGGCTATTCCGATTATTTTCAGACCTTTTCATGAGTTCGATGGCGATTGGTTCTGGTGGGGGAAGGGGCATGCCACTCCGGCGGAATTTATTCATTTATGGCGCTATACAGTTAGTTATCTTCGGCAAGATCTGGGCATACACCAGTTGCTCTTTGCATTCTCTCCGGACTGTAAGTTTCGGGACCGGACGGAATATCTTGCGCAATTTCCGGGCGATGATTATGTCGATATTCTAGGTATGGACAATTATTGGGATTTTCGCCCCGATGGTGCAAATGATCCAGCAGCAGCAGCGTTCAAGATGGGAATTGTTTCGGCTATAGCCCAGGAAAAAAGTAAGATTGCGGCATTGACCGAAACGGGGCTCGAACGGATTACCGATCCAAACTGGTTTACACAGATTTTACAACCGATACTGGCAAAATGGCCACTGGCTTATTGCATGCTCTGGCGAAACGCAGACGATATTTCGACTCATTATTATGTACCTACCAAAGATCATCCGGCAGCAGCAGATTTTAAGAAATTTTGCCAGTCAGCGGATATCATTCTTTTAAACAACAATAAACTTATTTATAATGCAGCAGCAAAATGA
- a CDS encoding carbohydrate-binding domain-containing protein yields MLRKVIFYGMVLIVGVSIASCSKDEKTESESGEVIETGTAINISSISKSGAVEGSQETGADDDDLIANSTFNSTVKINYDGNSVTIENPASGVTVTQTGADVVVNSSASGVAYELTGSTTSGSFKIYSDKKFKVILNAVSITNNDGPAINIQSGKSAFIILADGTENKLTDAASYATSAEDQKGTIFSEGQLIFSGTGTLTISGKTKHAIASDDYIRVVEGTIQVSDAISDGLHSNDGIYIDGGKLNIVASSDGIEAEKGRIIVNGGEITLKVADDGIVASYEDGDETIIPDVIINGGKINIETTGSGGEGIESKATLSINNGEIYIKAIDDAINAGKAIYINGGTIVAYSTTNDGIDSNGTMTITGGHIFAIGAKSPEEGFDCDNNTFKITGGLMVGVGGATSSPTASVSTQPSAILSGGQASQIYSVLDKDNNEVLTFKSPVSFSTLLISNASFSVGASYKLVNVSSVAEANAFNGLYLSGTFSNPTVTSSFTLSAMVSNLGGHLGPGGGR; encoded by the coding sequence ATGTTAAGGAAAGTCATATTTTATGGAATGGTACTGATTGTGGGAGTCTCCATAGCTTCATGTTCAAAAGATGAAAAAACAGAATCAGAGTCAGGGGAGGTTATCGAAACCGGTACTGCGATAAACATTAGCTCGATTTCAAAAAGTGGCGCGGTTGAAGGTAGCCAGGAGACTGGAGCGGACGACGATGATCTTATAGCAAACTCCACTTTCAACAGTACCGTAAAAATAAACTACGATGGCAATTCGGTCACTATTGAAAATCCAGCTTCCGGGGTTACAGTCACTCAAACTGGAGCTGATGTCGTTGTAAACTCTTCTGCAAGCGGTGTTGCCTATGAGTTAACAGGCTCAACAACAAGTGGATCATTCAAGATCTATTCGGATAAGAAATTCAAGGTTATCTTAAATGCGGTCTCTATTACAAATAACGACGGCCCTGCAATCAATATTCAGTCTGGAAAAAGCGCATTTATCATACTTGCCGACGGGACGGAAAACAAACTTACAGATGCAGCTAGCTATGCAACATCTGCTGAAGATCAAAAAGGCACAATTTTTAGTGAAGGGCAATTGATATTTTCTGGGACCGGCACATTAACTATTTCTGGCAAAACGAAGCACGCCATAGCCAGTGATGATTATATACGCGTTGTGGAGGGTACGATCCAAGTTTCCGATGCTATTTCGGATGGCTTACACAGTAACGACGGTATTTATATTGATGGCGGGAAATTAAATATCGTGGCAAGTTCTGATGGTATTGAAGCTGAAAAAGGTCGGATTATTGTCAATGGAGGAGAAATCACCTTAAAAGTTGCTGACGATGGTATTGTTGCGTCCTATGAGGATGGAGACGAAACTATAATACCCGATGTGATTATAAATGGCGGAAAAATAAATATCGAAACCACTGGATCAGGTGGGGAGGGAATTGAGAGCAAGGCGACCCTTAGCATCAATAATGGTGAAATTTACATCAAAGCTATCGATGATGCGATCAACGCCGGGAAAGCAATTTATATTAATGGAGGAACAATCGTAGCCTATAGTACCACAAACGATGGTATAGATTCCAATGGAACGATGACAATTACAGGTGGACATATTTTTGCTATCGGGGCAAAGAGTCCGGAAGAAGGGTTCGATTGTGATAACAACACCTTTAAGATTACCGGAGGGCTTATGGTCGGCGTGGGAGGAGCCACAAGTTCTCCAACTGCAAGTGTTTCTACACAGCCCTCGGCAATTTTAAGTGGCGGTCAAGCTAGTCAGATCTATAGTGTTCTTGACAAGGACAACAATGAGGTCCTGACATTTAAATCGCCTGTTTCTTTTTCAACATTACTGATCTCCAATGCTAGCTTTTCAGTAGGTGCATCCTACAAGCTCGTAAATGTATCTTCAGTTGCGGAAGCCAATGCGTTTAACGGACTATACTTAAGTGGAACATTTAGCAATCCAACGGTTACTTCATCGTTTACATTATCAGCTATGGTCAGTAATTTAGGAGGACACCTAGGACCGGGTGGAGGAAGATAG
- a CDS encoding excinuclease ABC subunit UvrA — translation MVFETIGAEAQRQFSETQGSFIRNRLQHIGVPDVDKIDNLNVPIIINQKRLGGNARSTVGTATDIYASLRLLFSRMGIPFVGYSSAFSFNNPLGMCKACEGLGIVQTIDVDSLIDKQKSLNEGAIRFPTFQPGGWRLTRYTQSGYFDNDKKLNDYTPREWELLLYAAEHKPKQPDPEWGKTVQYEGIIPRIEKAFLKKQSKEIVSRKEALNTIIVTKTCPVCQGKRLNDTILSCKIAGKNIADCTALSIDELLAFVASLPSNAFDVILTELKKKLQHIVNIGLQYLTLNRRTDTLSGGESQRIKMVRNLGSSLTDLLYIFDEPSIGLHPMDLQNIAAIIKQLRDKGNTVLLVEHDPDLIRIADHVIDMGPESGKNGGEIVYNGTVAGLKTSTGKTGLYFAKVPEINHKPRSAKGYLEIEHANLHNLKDNDVSIPQKVMTVVTGVAGSGKSTLINKALPQFYPEATIIDQSLFSTGARSNLLTYLGLSDAIRTLFSKANQVSDKVFSRNSLGACENCKGIGIEKIDLAFMDDIEQTCEVCGGSGFKPAVLKYHYHDKNIVAVMDMTVAEAYDFFPDKLYRQSFDMLLQLGLGYLTLGQRSDSFSGGERQRLKLTKELKNSNKIIVLDEPSTGLHPNDTEKLLNFINNLVDNRNTLIVIEHNLDVIAQADWIIDIGPGAGKYGGNVVFTGTVADLLNDTVSLTAAYLRQHIHSEK, via the coding sequence TTGGTCTTTGAAACGATAGGTGCTGAAGCCCAAAGGCAGTTCAGCGAAACACAGGGCAGTTTTATCAGAAACCGGCTGCAGCACATCGGTGTTCCGGATGTGGACAAAATCGACAACCTGAATGTCCCTATTATTATCAATCAAAAAAGATTGGGCGGTAATGCACGCTCGACTGTAGGAACGGCTACCGACATATATGCTTCCTTGCGCTTGCTTTTCTCGCGCATGGGGATACCCTTTGTAGGCTATTCAAGCGCTTTTTCATTCAATAATCCTTTGGGCATGTGCAAGGCATGTGAAGGCCTTGGCATTGTGCAGACCATTGATGTAGATAGCCTGATCGACAAACAAAAATCGTTGAACGAGGGGGCTATCCGATTTCCGACCTTTCAACCAGGTGGCTGGCGCCTGACACGCTACACCCAATCAGGCTATTTTGACAACGACAAAAAACTGAACGATTACACGCCGCGGGAATGGGAGCTCCTTCTGTATGCAGCCGAACACAAACCCAAACAGCCTGATCCCGAATGGGGAAAAACGGTCCAATATGAAGGTATTATCCCCCGCATTGAAAAAGCATTCCTCAAAAAGCAGTCTAAGGAAATCGTGAGCCGAAAAGAGGCTTTAAATACCATTATCGTTACCAAAACTTGTCCTGTATGCCAGGGAAAACGGTTGAATGATACGATTCTGTCTTGTAAAATAGCGGGCAAAAACATTGCCGACTGTACGGCTCTTTCGATCGATGAGCTGTTGGCATTTGTTGCTTCTTTACCATCCAACGCTTTTGATGTTATTCTTACCGAACTGAAAAAGAAACTGCAACATATCGTCAACATCGGCTTACAGTATTTGACCTTGAATAGAAGAACAGATACGCTGTCGGGCGGAGAAAGTCAGCGCATCAAAATGGTCCGAAACCTGGGGAGCAGCCTGACGGATTTACTCTATATTTTTGACGAGCCGAGCATCGGACTACATCCGATGGATTTACAAAATATCGCCGCAATAATTAAACAGCTGCGAGATAAAGGCAATACCGTTTTACTCGTTGAGCACGACCCCGATTTGATCCGCATAGCCGACCATGTAATCGATATGGGGCCAGAATCGGGAAAAAACGGTGGCGAGATTGTCTATAACGGTACGGTTGCGGGACTGAAAACATCAACAGGAAAAACAGGGCTGTACTTTGCTAAAGTGCCCGAAATTAATCATAAACCACGATCAGCAAAGGGCTACCTCGAAATCGAGCATGCCAATCTGCATAATCTGAAAGACAACGATGTAAGCATTCCCCAAAAGGTGATGACCGTAGTTACTGGCGTGGCGGGTTCGGGCAAGAGTACGCTGATCAACAAAGCGCTGCCCCAATTTTATCCCGAAGCCACCATTATCGACCAGTCGTTATTTTCAACGGGTGCACGCTCCAATCTATTGACCTACCTGGGCTTATCTGACGCGATACGTACCCTGTTTTCAAAAGCAAATCAGGTATCCGATAAGGTTTTTAGTCGAAATAGCCTCGGCGCCTGTGAAAACTGCAAAGGTATCGGTATCGAAAAAATTGATCTGGCCTTTATGGATGATATTGAACAGACCTGCGAGGTCTGCGGTGGCTCTGGCTTTAAGCCAGCAGTCTTAAAATATCATTACCATGATAAAAATATTGTTGCGGTGATGGATATGACTGTAGCAGAAGCCTATGATTTTTTCCCGGACAAACTCTACCGTCAGTCGTTTGATATGTTACTCCAACTGGGACTGGGCTATCTTACTTTGGGGCAACGGTCAGACAGTTTTTCGGGTGGGGAAAGACAACGGCTCAAACTGACCAAAGAACTCAAGAACTCCAACAAGATTATCGTCCTCGATGAACCCAGCACCGGCTTACATCCAAACGATACCGAAAAGCTATTAAACTTTATCAATAACCTGGTGGATAACCGCAATACATTGATCGTTATCGAGCATAACCTCGATGTTATCGCCCAAGCGGACTGGATTATCGATATTGGGCCCGGAGCGGGCAAGTATGGCGGAAATGTGGTGTTTACAGGTACGGTTGCTGATTTGCTAAACGATACGGTCTCGCTAACGGCAGCCTATTTAAGGCAACATATCCATTCCGAAAAATGA
- a CDS encoding AGE family epimerase/isomerase, which translates to MKGFKEEIENNIIPYWMDKMVDTEHGGFYGRIDGDNVLDRMANKGVVMHARILWTFAASYRVLGHSTYRQIAERAYLYLRDYFMDKEYGGVFWELDFRGRPVNRKKQTYAQGFALYAFSEYYRATGCTEALDYAKKQFYQIERCKDDELGGYWEAFTEDWQPIADMRLSEKDENEAKTMNTHLHILEPYTNLLRVWIDADLVKAHTDLISLFLERIYSKATGHLQLFFDAKWQVKGQMQSFGHDIEAAWLLLEAAKVLGDLDLEEKVKTVIPHIAHAALEGILPDGSLAYERNNAHWDRDRHWWVQAEAVLGFSYLGKLLNDKLYQEKAEGIWAYIQSNLIDSEEGEWYWSRLENGEVNRAEDKAGFWKCPYHNGRMCLEMIENFGIK; encoded by the coding sequence ATGAAAGGATTTAAAGAAGAAATTGAAAATAATATCATTCCGTATTGGATGGATAAAATGGTTGATACGGAGCATGGCGGTTTTTATGGCCGCATCGACGGTGACAATGTACTGGATAGGATGGCCAACAAAGGCGTCGTCATGCATGCCCGGATCCTGTGGACATTTGCTGCGTCCTACCGTGTGCTGGGCCACAGTACCTACCGGCAGATCGCAGAACGCGCATACCTGTACCTCAGGGACTACTTTATGGATAAAGAATATGGCGGAGTATTTTGGGAACTTGATTTCCGAGGCCGCCCCGTAAACCGCAAAAAACAGACTTATGCACAAGGGTTTGCGCTCTATGCGTTTTCGGAATATTACCGTGCAACGGGCTGTACTGAAGCCCTGGACTATGCAAAGAAACAATTTTATCAGATCGAACGCTGTAAAGACGATGAATTGGGTGGTTACTGGGAGGCATTTACCGAGGATTGGCAGCCTATTGCCGATATGCGTCTCAGCGAGAAAGATGAAAACGAAGCTAAGACCATGAATACGCACCTGCATATTTTAGAACCTTATACCAACCTACTTCGGGTATGGATCGATGCAGATTTGGTAAAGGCACATACTGATTTGATATCCTTATTCCTGGAACGGATATATAGTAAGGCTACCGGACACCTGCAGCTTTTCTTTGATGCAAAATGGCAGGTAAAAGGTCAGATGCAATCCTTTGGACATGATATTGAAGCTGCCTGGCTACTCTTGGAGGCGGCCAAAGTACTGGGTGATCTGGATCTGGAGGAAAAAGTGAAAACTGTCATTCCTCATATTGCTCATGCAGCATTGGAAGGGATCTTGCCCGATGGTAGTCTCGCTTATGAAAGAAACAATGCACATTGGGACCGCGATCGCCATTGGTGGGTACAGGCCGAAGCTGTGCTCGGATTTTCATACCTAGGGAAGCTGCTGAATGACAAGCTCTATCAGGAAAAGGCAGAAGGTATATGGGCCTATATCCAGTCGAATCTAATTGATAGCGAGGAGGGCGAGTGGTATTGGAGTAGGCTTGAAAACGGGGAAGTAAATAGAGCTGAAGATAAGGCAGGCTTCTGGAAGTGCCCTTATCATAATGGACGCATGTGTCTGGAAATGATCGAAAATTTTGGAATAAAATGA
- a CDS encoding glycosyl hydrolase encodes MRKTKIKRYLGQLILCGTFTVAVFSLRAQQPADLHATEETKDLCQIINSRRAKGISVGHQDALAYGHGWYKVKGRSDLKDVAGKHPTVIGWEIGDIELGKPYNLDSVYFDDMRRYIVDTQKRGGITTLSWHANNIVSGKNAWDCAQDTVVRSILPAGSNHIKYLKWLDRTAEFLLSLKDNQGALIPVVLRPYHEHTGSWFWWGAKQCTPEEYKALWKMTVDYFQQKHGIHHLLYCYSPSETENEAEFLTRYPGDAYVDLVAFDCYVPGDGKPKDIEKYKIAMAKNIAIVTDYAARSGKIPTIGETGLEGVKDPTYFTQVVYPLVKDKGLAWILFWRNAYEKDKPNHYYVPFKGHPAAGDLKKFTKKSAVLF; translated from the coding sequence ATGAGAAAGACTAAAATAAAAAGATATCTTGGACAGCTAATCCTATGTGGTACATTTACCGTAGCTGTATTCAGCCTCCGGGCACAACAGCCGGCAGACCTTCATGCGACCGAAGAAACTAAAGATCTTTGTCAAATAATCAATTCAAGGCGTGCAAAAGGGATTTCTGTAGGACATCAGGATGCGCTGGCCTATGGCCATGGCTGGTATAAAGTGAAAGGACGCAGTGATCTGAAGGATGTGGCTGGTAAGCACCCCACTGTCATTGGCTGGGAAATAGGGGATATTGAACTTGGCAAACCGTACAATTTAGATTCCGTGTATTTTGACGACATGCGCCGCTACATCGTGGATACGCAAAAACGTGGCGGTATAACGACCTTGAGCTGGCATGCCAATAACATCGTGTCAGGCAAAAACGCCTGGGATTGTGCGCAGGACACTGTCGTTCGCTCCATTCTTCCAGCAGGAAGCAACCACATAAAATACTTAAAATGGTTAGACCGGACCGCGGAGTTTTTGTTGAGTCTAAAGGATAATCAAGGGGCTTTAATACCGGTCGTGCTGAGACCTTATCACGAACATACTGGATCTTGGTTTTGGTGGGGGGCTAAACAGTGTACACCTGAGGAATATAAGGCGCTCTGGAAAATGACCGTCGATTACTTTCAGCAGAAACACGGTATCCATCACCTTCTTTACTGTTATTCGCCATCTGAAACCGAAAATGAAGCTGAGTTCTTAACACGTTATCCCGGCGATGCTTATGTGGACCTGGTCGCATTTGACTGTTATGTACCCGGAGATGGTAAGCCCAAAGATATTGAAAAATACAAAATTGCTATGGCAAAAAATATTGCCATTGTAACGGACTATGCCGCCAGATCCGGGAAAATTCCGACAATCGGAGAAACGGGGCTCGAAGGTGTCAAAGATCCGACTTATTTTACCCAGGTGGTTTACCCTTTAGTCAAAGATAAAGGCTTGGCCTGGATATTATTCTGGCGGAATGCTTATGAAAAGGATAAACCAAATCACTATTATGTGCCCTTCAAAGGTCACCCTGCTGCGGGGGATTTAAAGAAATTTACCAAGAAATCCGCAGTATTGTTTTAA